CCGAGAcaacttgagcttgttctAACTGACCGATGCTCTCTCTCGTCTTTCCGATCAAATCGCGGCGTGTTCTCTCTGGATCGACGTCAACGACCCCTTGTACTGCATGTCGGATGGGTCCAAAAATCTTGTTCGTTATCGAGTTCCCACTGGGCATCTTCTTATGAGACGGCGCACTGGTACCCCTTTCGGGTAACCCCTGACTGGCTGAAGGTGTGTGCGAGGAAAATTCCCCGTGGGTCCCAGGAAAGTCAGAGTCGATGGACTCGGTGTCGTCCTGGCCACCATCACGCCGTTGATGAGAGGACGGCTCCTTAAGGCTCGTCGATCGCTTTGGCGGTGGTGATATTTGCTGACTGCTGGAGAGGTAATTCTCAATTCTTCGAGCCTCGGCCTCACTCTGCTCTAGTTGGTCGAGCAGCGCTCGCTTCTTGTTCAGCTCTTCGCTAGTCAAGTCTTGCTGCACACGCTTGAGCACACGATACTTTAGTACACTTCGAACAACACCCGCAAATTGCGCATGCTCACGCATGGGTTCGGCAAAGCTAGCACCCAGAGAGCCTGAGAGCTCCTCTGTGGCGATATATGATAGATCAGCTGCCTGGCCTATTCGCTCAATGGCCGGTCCGAGTGACGGCGCCTGCTCTGAAACCGCAAAGGCGTTGTAGACGGATCCTAGCTCACAAAGATCGGCCGCCAATGAGGAGAGATGACTGAGAGTTCGTCTGTTCACCTTTTCCATTGGGCCAGTAAGAAGCTGTTCGAGTTCCTTGATCGAAGACTCGTATGAGATGAAATAAGGGTCCAGCTCCTGTTCACCCAGATTGTGACCCTCAGGTGGAAACCGGCCAAAGGCGTGAGGCCCTGCTTGTATGTGGCCTGAGCTATTGTCGTGATTGGTACCAGCCACCGTCTTGAGCTTTGCCGATGCTGCCGGGATTGCAAGTAGCTGTGCGCGGGAGTTGGATTTGCGGGTCCAGCGAGGCGCTTTCAAGATCGACTTGGGAATTGACGACACGGGATGNNNNNNNNNNNNNNNNNNNNNNNNNNNNNNNNNNNNNNNNNNNNNNNNNNNNNNNNNNNNNNNNNNNNNNNNNNNNNNNNNNNNNNNNNNNNNNNNNNNNNNNNNNNNNNNNNNNNNNNNNNNNNNNNNNNNNNNNNNNNNNNNNNNNNNNNNNNNNNNNNNNNNNNNNNNNNNNNNNNNNNNNNNNNNNNNNNNNNNNNNNNNNNNNNNNNNNNNNNNNNNNNNNNNNNNNNNNNNNNNNNNNNNNNNNNNNNNNNNNNNNGTCCATTCGGCGGCAGCGATTTAAAAAGACTGCCAACATGCGCTTTCGGAGATCAATGATTTGCTGGTCCTGCTTCGCATTCGTAGGGTTCGCGGCATAATCAGCCATCGTGTGCTTCTCAGGGATGGGAGGAACAATTAAGGTAGGGTGAAGGCGAGTAAGGGCATCGCGCAGAGAAGCGAACTCTGAATATCGGCGGCGCACTTCAAGATCCTGTCACGTAGTCGTCAGTGAAATACCTCGGAGGACTAGCAGTAGATGGACGTACGCCAGTTTTAATAGTGTACACGATATATCTGCCGCCGCTCTCTAGACTCTTGCCAGCATCCGTGATGAGGATAGATAATTTGGGGTTCTCGTAGAGGATCTGCTCGATGCGACTGTCGTAACCACCGGGCTTGCGCTTGGGGCCGGTATCTTGCGCCGAGTCTCCATCGTCGTTACCACCGCCGTGGCCAAACTGGCCATGCTCATCATCGCTACCAGAGGTTGGTGTTTGAGGTGGCTCGAACGATTGATCTGAGAGAAAATCGTAAGTATCATTGatttcttcctcgtcctctgACAGAATTGAATCAACCATCTCAGCAACGATTAGGGGGTGACCCTGGGAATGCTGTCTAGTGAAATGGTATGGGTAATCGACGTACAATTACGAGTTGACGGGGACGTCGGGTTGACAGACGATGACTGTGAGTCCCGCCTGTCAAAGCTGGTGCCGTACGGGTTATTGTCCTCGTCATTCCACATTCTGACGACTTGTCGAGGGCAATCGCGACAGGTGTTGCGGAAAGAGGTATTCAATACAACCCAAGGTGGTCTATTTCGCGCGTTTAAGCCGGGAGCCTGGACAGGAGCTGGTAGGCTGCGGGTGAAGgacgagagcttcaagcgCAAGGTAGATCGTAGCTAGCGGGGGAGGGGCAAGCATGGGTCGATTGAAGCGATACAATACGATGGTTCATGCGCTGAAGCTGACTACATCCAGGCCTATTGTTCCTGGTCGTGGAGTAGAAATAAGCAGAgtatgagaagaagcccaggTGAAGATGGGATGTCGCGGTCGGCGGTGGAAGTAAGGTTAGTACCTAGGCAAGGTAATGAAGGGAATAGGATGACGTTGAATGGGGCTGGGCCGAGTTGGCTATGGCTGAAGTTGGCCTAGGTCATCAATTCCTCTGTGCCGTAAGTGCCTAGGGTAGGCTGCTAT
This genomic stretch from Fusarium oxysporum f. sp. lycopersici 4287 chromosome 5, whole genome shotgun sequence harbors:
- a CDS encoding sorting nexin-41 (At least one base has a quality score < 10); the protein is MVDSILSEDEEEINDTYDFLSDQSFEPPQTPTSGSDDEHGQFGHGGGNDDGDSAQDTGPKRKPGGYDSRIEQILYENPKLSILITDAGKSLESGGRYIVYTIKTGDLEVRRRYSEFASLRDALTRLHPTLIVPPIPEKHTMADYAANPTNAKQDQQIIDLRKRMLASILKAPRWTRKSNSRAQLLAIPAASAKLKTVAGTNHDNSSGHIQAGPHAFGRFPPEGHNLGEQELDPYFISYESSIKELEQLLTGPMEKVNRRTLSHLSSLAADLCELGSVYNAFAVSEQAPSLGPAIERIGQAADLSYIATEELSGSLGASFAEPMREHAQFAGVVRSVLKYRVLKRVQQDLTSEELNKKRALLDQLEQSEAEARRIENYLSSSQQISPPPKRSTSLKEPSSHQRRDGGQDDTESIDSDFPGTHGEFSSHTPSASQGLPERGTSAPSHKKMPSGNSITNKIFGPIRHAVQGVVDVDPERTRRDLIGKTRESIGQLEQAQVVSERDVKEASTSVLKDMKRFQKDKEDDLRRYMLAYAQSQIEWAKKSKQQWEEARAEVEKIDES